From a single Mycolicibacterium moriokaense genomic region:
- the mptB gene encoding polyprenol phosphomannose-dependent alpha 1,6 mannosyltransferase MptB: MAARPRSLSSSIAKWHADERAVGSPLNDSEVIAMRRTRLFGATGTVLMAIGALGVGARPVVQDPTFGVRLLNLPSRIQTVSLTMTTTGAVMMALAWLMLGRFALGQRRMSRSQLDRTLLLWVLPLLIAPPMYSRDVYSYLAQSEIAMKGLDPYRVGPAPGLGLDHVFTLSVPNMWRETPAPYGPLFLWIGQGISAITGENIVAAVLCHRLVVLLGVGLIVWATPRLARRCGVAEVSALWLGAANPLLLMHLVAGIHNEALMLGLMLAGTEFALRGIDAARPLIPRPLAWPQGPEAWARWRPSLMLLVGVVLITMSSQVKLPSLLALGFVAMALAWRWGGTFKAFILASGSLTAVSVAVIALIGWASGLGFGWLFTLGTANVVRSWMSLPTLVALGTGQIGILLGLGDHTTAILGLTRAIGVVVIAILVTWLLLAVLRGRLHPVGGLGVALGLTVLLFPVVQPWYVLWAVIPLAAWATRPAFRTTTIVVTLVVGIFGPTANGDRFTLFQILLAVVASTVIVLLLIALTYRHLPWRDVPVETEDAAPAPEQSSPPPPQQVQPDAYAESP, encoded by the coding sequence ATGGCCGCCCGCCCCCGGTCCCTGAGCTCGTCGATTGCCAAATGGCATGCCGACGAACGCGCCGTGGGCTCGCCGCTCAACGACTCCGAAGTCATCGCGATGCGCCGGACGCGCCTGTTCGGCGCGACGGGCACGGTGCTGATGGCGATCGGCGCGCTCGGTGTCGGCGCCCGCCCGGTGGTACAGGACCCGACGTTCGGCGTTCGGCTGCTCAACCTGCCGTCGCGGATCCAGACGGTGTCGCTGACCATGACCACCACCGGCGCGGTGATGATGGCGCTCGCGTGGCTGATGCTCGGGCGCTTCGCGCTCGGCCAACGGCGGATGTCGCGCAGCCAGTTGGATCGCACGCTGCTGCTGTGGGTCCTGCCCCTGCTCATCGCGCCCCCGATGTACAGCCGCGATGTCTACTCGTACCTGGCGCAGAGCGAGATCGCGATGAAGGGACTCGATCCCTACCGCGTCGGACCCGCGCCGGGCCTCGGCCTCGATCACGTCTTCACGCTGTCGGTGCCGAACATGTGGCGCGAGACGCCCGCGCCGTACGGCCCGCTGTTCCTCTGGATCGGGCAGGGCATTTCGGCGATCACCGGTGAGAACATCGTCGCCGCGGTGCTGTGTCACCGACTGGTGGTGCTGCTGGGTGTCGGCCTGATCGTCTGGGCCACACCGCGTTTGGCGCGGCGGTGCGGGGTGGCCGAGGTGAGCGCGCTGTGGCTGGGCGCGGCCAACCCGCTGCTGCTCATGCATCTGGTCGCGGGCATCCACAACGAGGCGTTGATGCTGGGCTTGATGCTCGCGGGCACCGAGTTCGCGTTGCGGGGCATCGACGCCGCCCGCCCGCTGATTCCGAGACCGCTGGCCTGGCCGCAGGGACCCGAGGCGTGGGCACGCTGGCGGCCGTCGCTCATGCTCCTGGTGGGCGTCGTGCTGATCACGATGTCCTCACAGGTCAAACTGCCGTCGCTGCTTGCCCTCGGTTTCGTGGCGATGGCGCTGGCATGGCGCTGGGGTGGCACGTTCAAGGCGTTCATCCTGGCGAGCGGATCGCTCACCGCGGTGTCAGTGGCGGTGATAGCGCTGATCGGCTGGGCCAGCGGCCTTGGGTTCGGTTGGCTCTTCACGCTGGGCACCGCGAACGTCGTGCGCAGCTGGATGTCGCTGCCGACGTTGGTCGCGCTGGGCACCGGGCAGATCGGAATTCTGCTCGGGCTGGGCGACCACACCACCGCGATACTCGGCCTGACCCGTGCTATCGGTGTCGTCGTCATCGCGATCCTGGTGACCTGGCTGCTGCTGGCCGTCCTGCGCGGACGCCTGCATCCGGTCGGCGGGCTCGGCGTCGCCCTCGGGTTGACAGTCCTGCTGTTCCCGGTGGTCCAACCCTGGTATGTGCTGTGGGCGGTCATTCCGCTGGCCGCGTGGGCCACCCGCCCGGCATTCCGCACGACGACGATCGTCGTGACCCTCGTCGTCGGCATCTTCGGCCCGACCGCCAACGGTGACCGGTTCACGTTGTTCCAGATCCTGCTGGCCGTCGTGGCGAGCACTGTGATCGTGTTGCTACTCATCGCGCTGACCTACCGTCATCTGCCGTGGCGTGACGTGCCCGTCGAAACGGAGGACGCCGCTCCCGCTCCGGAGCAATCGTCGCCACCGCCGCCACAACAGGTGCAGCCCGACGCCTACGCTGAATCCCCGTGA
- a CDS encoding NADP-dependent oxidoreductase → MSEANRRLILAKRPSGLVDDETVRLEPEAAPVPADGEALVKVRYLSIDPTIRTWMDDVPSYLPPIQIGEVVRSGGVGEVIESRTDAYQPGQLVFGMTGWQDYVLVDAGERTMQVLPEGVSPGMAIGILGVTGMTAYFGITDVGRVAEGDVVVVSGAAGATGSAAGQIAKIKGAKKVVGIAGGPQKCAYIVDELGFDEAIDYKNEDVAARLREACPDGIDLYFDNVGGSILNDCLANIAQRGRVVLCGAISTYNEDGPPPGPSNYLNLLVRRGRMEGFIIIDYLDRFPAAQLEMAGWIAKGKIKSSEHIVEGLEKAPEALNLLFSGGNTGKVIVAL, encoded by the coding sequence ATGAGCGAAGCGAATCGGCGCCTGATCCTGGCCAAGCGGCCCTCCGGGCTCGTCGACGATGAGACGGTGCGCCTGGAGCCCGAGGCGGCACCGGTACCCGCCGACGGCGAGGCCCTGGTGAAGGTCCGCTATCTGTCGATCGACCCGACGATTCGGACGTGGATGGACGATGTGCCGAGCTACCTGCCGCCGATCCAGATCGGCGAGGTCGTCCGAAGCGGGGGTGTCGGTGAGGTCATCGAGAGCCGGACCGACGCCTATCAGCCCGGGCAGCTGGTGTTCGGCATGACGGGCTGGCAGGACTACGTGCTCGTCGATGCCGGCGAGCGGACGATGCAGGTGCTGCCCGAGGGCGTCTCGCCGGGCATGGCGATCGGAATCCTCGGCGTCACCGGCATGACGGCCTACTTCGGCATCACCGATGTGGGCCGCGTCGCCGAGGGCGACGTGGTGGTCGTTTCCGGAGCGGCAGGCGCCACCGGCTCGGCGGCGGGCCAGATCGCGAAGATCAAGGGCGCGAAAAAGGTGGTCGGCATCGCCGGCGGCCCGCAGAAGTGCGCCTACATCGTCGACGAGCTCGGCTTCGACGAGGCCATCGACTACAAGAACGAGGACGTCGCGGCGCGGCTTCGCGAAGCCTGCCCGGACGGCATCGACCTGTACTTCGACAACGTCGGCGGCTCGATCCTCAACGACTGCCTGGCCAACATCGCGCAACGCGGCAGGGTGGTGCTCTGCGGGGCCATCTCCACCTACAACGAGGACGGTCCGCCGCCGGGCCCGAGCAACTACCTGAACCTGCTGGTGCGCCGTGGGCGTATGGAGGGGTTCATCATCATCGACTACCTCGACCGCTTCCCGGCCGCACAGCTGGAGATGGCCGGCTGGATCGCCAAGGGCAAGATCAAGTCGTCCGAGCACATCGTCGAGGGCCTCGAGAAGGCGCCCGAGGCACTGAATCTGTTGTTCAGCGGCGGAAACACCGGAAAGGTGATCGTCGCGCTTTGA
- a CDS encoding ABC transporter ATP-binding protein, translating to MRLRGVTKRYGSTTAVAGLDLEVARAEVLALLGPNGAGKTTTVEMCEGFIKPDSGTIEILGLDPVADNAAVRERIGVMLQGGGAYPAARAGEMLDLVASYAANPLDPQWLMDTLGLTDSARTTYRRLSGGQQQRLALACAVVGRPELVFLDEPTAGMDAHARIVVWELIDGLRRDGVTVVLTTHQLAEAEELADRIVIIDHGVAVATGTPQELMRSGAENQLRFRAPRMLDLSLLVSALPETYTAKETAPGEYLVEGDIDPQVLATVTAWCARVNVLATDMRVEQRSLEDVFLDLTGRELRP from the coding sequence GTGCGCCTACGCGGCGTGACTAAGCGGTACGGGTCGACGACGGCGGTGGCAGGGCTCGACCTCGAGGTCGCGCGCGCCGAGGTGCTCGCCCTGCTCGGCCCCAACGGCGCAGGTAAGACCACGACCGTCGAGATGTGCGAAGGCTTCATCAAGCCCGACTCGGGCACGATCGAGATCCTCGGACTCGATCCGGTCGCCGACAACGCCGCGGTGCGCGAACGCATCGGCGTGATGTTGCAGGGCGGCGGTGCCTACCCCGCCGCCCGCGCAGGCGAAATGCTCGACCTCGTCGCCTCCTATGCCGCCAACCCGCTCGACCCGCAGTGGCTGATGGACACACTGGGTCTGACGGACTCGGCCAGAACCACGTACCGCAGGCTCTCCGGTGGCCAACAGCAGAGGCTAGCGCTCGCATGCGCCGTGGTGGGACGGCCCGAGCTGGTGTTCCTCGACGAGCCCACCGCGGGCATGGACGCACACGCTCGAATCGTGGTGTGGGAGTTGATCGACGGACTGCGGCGCGACGGTGTAACCGTCGTGCTGACCACCCATCAGCTGGCCGAGGCGGAGGAACTGGCCGATCGGATCGTCATCATCGATCACGGCGTCGCGGTGGCGACCGGAACGCCGCAGGAGCTGATGCGCAGCGGGGCCGAGAACCAGCTACGATTCCGCGCACCGCGCATGCTCGACCTGTCGCTGTTGGTGTCGGCCCTGCCCGAGACGTACACGGCGAAAGAGACGGCGCCGGGCGAATATCTGGTCGAGGGCGACATCGACCCGCAGGTGCTGGCCACTGTGACCGCCTGGTGTGCGCGGGTCAACGTGCTGGCCACCGACATGCGGGTGGAACAACGCAGCCTCGAAGACGTGTTTCTGGACCTCACCGGGCGGGAGTTGCGACCGTGA